A DNA window from Ctenopharyngodon idella isolate HZGC_01 chromosome 10, HZGC01, whole genome shotgun sequence contains the following coding sequences:
- the actr1b gene encoding actin related protein 1B, with the protein MESYDIIANQPVVIDNGSGVIKAGFAGDQIPKYCFPNYVGRPKHVRVMAGALEGDLFIGPKAEEHRGLLSVRYPMEHGIVKDWNDMERIWQYVYSKEQLQTFSEEHPVLLTEAPLNPSKNRERAAEVFFETFNVPALFISMQAVLSLYATGRTTGVVLDAGDGVTHAVPIYEGFAIPHSIMRVDIAGRDVSRYLRLLLRKEGYDFHTSAEFEVVRTIKERACYLSLNPQKDETLETEKAQYTLPDGSTLDIGPARFRAPELLFRPDLIGDESEGIHEVLAFAIQKSDMDLRRTLFSNIVLSGGSTLLKGFGDRLLSEVKKLAPKDVKIKISAPQERLYSTWIGGSILASLDTFKKMWVSKKEYEEDRARAIHRKTF; encoded by the exons ATGGAGTCGTATGATATTATAGCCAACCAGCCGGTTGTGATTGATAAT GGGTCTGGAGTTATTAAGGCTGGCTTTGCTGGAGATCAAATCCCTAAATACTGTTTCCCAAATTA TGTGGGGCGACCCAAGCATGTTCGGGTGATGGCTGGTGCCCTCGAGGGTGATCTGTTTATTGGACCCAAAGCTGag GAGCACAGGGGGCTGCTGTCCGTGCGCTATCCTATGGAACACGGTATTGTGAAAGACTGGAATGACATGGAGCGCATCTGGCAGTACGTGTACTCAAAGGAACAGCTGCAAACCTTCTCTGAGGAG CATCCTGTACTGTTGACCGAAGCACCTCTGAACCCCAGTAAAAACCGTGAACGGGCGGCAGAGGTTTTCTTCGAGACCTTCAACGTGCCTGCGCTGTTCATCTCCATGCAGGCGGTGCTCAGTTT ATACGCCACAGGCCGAACCACAGGCGTGGTCCTGGATGCTGGTGATGGTGTGACACACGCTGTCCCCATATATGAGGGATTCGCCATTCCGCATTCCATCATGCGTGTGGACATCGCCGGACGTGACGTCTCCCGATACCTCCGCCTACTCTTGCGCAAAGAAGGCTACGATTTCCACACTTCGGCAGAGTTTGAGGTCGTTCGCACTATCAAGGAG AGAGCCTGCTACCTTTCCCTCAACCCCCAGAAGGATGAAACTCTAGAAACTGAAAAAGCACAATACACCCTACCTGACGGAAGCACTCTAGAT ATTGGCCCAGCGCGGTTCAGGGCTCCAGAGCTTCTCTTCAGGCCTGATCTGATTGGAGATGAGAGCGAGGGTATTCATGAAGTGCTGGCCTTCGCCATTCAGAAGTCAGATATGGATCTGCGACGCACCCTCTTCTCAAACATAGTGCTGTCTGGCGGCTCAACACTCCTCAAAG GTTTTGGAGACCGGTTGTTAAGTGAAGTAAAGAAACTCGCGCCCAAAGACGTTAAAATTAAG aTATCCGCACCACAGGAGAGACTTTATTCTACATGGATAGG GGGATCTATCCTGGCTTCACTCGACACCTTTAAGAAGATGTGGGTCTCCAAGAAAGAATACGAGGAAGATCGCGCCCGTGCCATCCACCGGAAGACTTTTTAA